Proteins encoded by one window of Gordonia jinghuaiqii:
- a CDS encoding flavin reductase family protein, producing MVDIIDYPVFVVTTIAGGRRSGCLVGFASQTSIDPRRFLVGISQANHTHGVAAEAEYLAVHLIPREHRELAELFGGQTGDEVDKFEQCRWSEGPHGLPVLDDSEMWFAARILDRVDIGDHTAHIVEPVDGAILADDPDRNSWVSFAGTHHIEPGHDA from the coding sequence ATGGTCGACATCATCGACTACCCGGTGTTCGTGGTCACGACCATCGCCGGTGGGCGGCGATCGGGGTGCCTCGTCGGGTTCGCGAGCCAGACCAGTATCGATCCGCGACGCTTCCTCGTGGGTATCTCACAGGCGAATCACACCCACGGCGTCGCGGCCGAGGCCGAGTATCTCGCCGTCCACCTGATCCCGCGGGAGCACCGCGAACTCGCCGAACTGTTCGGCGGCCAGACGGGCGACGAGGTGGACAAGTTCGAGCAATGCCGGTGGTCGGAGGGCCCACACGGTCTACCGGTGCTCGACGACTCAGAGATGTGGTTCGCGGCGCGGATCCTCGACCGCGTCGACATCGGCGATCACACCGCGCACATCGTCGAACCCGTCGACGGCGCGATACTCGCCGACGACCCCGACCGGAACTCGTGGGTCAGCTTCGCCGGCACGCACCACATCGAACCGGGACACGACGCATGA
- a CDS encoding pyrimidine reductase family protein, translating into MSDRVVREETAADLDVAAFAERYYADWSEGVRTNMVMSIDGSVSFRGRVGPLSSATDRALFHALRALSDVVLVGAATARIENYGPVALSDELAALRARDRRPWATESPRMAIVSLSCSLPERSLDLPPEQRPILITSASADTSAVRDKAEMIAVGEDGIDLPAAIEELRKRGLRRINCEGGPSLLNTLTEADLIDELCLTMAPQLTAEGDPATESAAAVLSPLEAPRRFRLKHALVHDDDLFLRYMR; encoded by the coding sequence ATGAGCGATCGGGTTGTCCGGGAAGAGACTGCCGCCGATCTCGATGTCGCCGCCTTCGCCGAACGGTATTACGCCGACTGGTCCGAGGGTGTCCGCACCAACATGGTGATGAGCATCGACGGGTCGGTGAGTTTCCGCGGGCGCGTGGGACCGTTGTCGTCGGCGACCGACCGGGCCCTGTTCCACGCCCTCCGTGCGCTGTCCGACGTCGTTCTCGTGGGAGCCGCGACCGCGCGCATCGAGAACTACGGGCCGGTGGCGCTCTCCGACGAACTGGCAGCGCTTCGGGCCCGGGACCGCAGGCCGTGGGCCACCGAGTCGCCGCGGATGGCCATCGTCTCGCTGTCCTGCTCGTTGCCGGAACGCTCACTCGACCTGCCACCCGAGCAACGCCCCATCCTGATCACCTCCGCGAGCGCCGACACCTCGGCCGTGCGCGACAAGGCCGAGATGATCGCGGTCGGCGAGGACGGCATCGATCTGCCCGCGGCGATCGAGGAGTTACGCAAGCGAGGGCTGCGCCGCATCAACTGTGAGGGCGGACCGAGCCTGCTGAACACACTCACCGAGGCCGATCTCATCGATGAACTGTGCCTGACGATGGCGCCGCAGCTCACCGCCGAGGGCGACCCGGCGACCGAGAGCGCCGCCGCGGTCCTCAGTCCGCTCGAGGCTCCCCGCCGATTCCGGCTGAAGCATGCCCTGGTCCACGACGACGACCTGTTCCTGCGTTACATGCGCTGA
- a CDS encoding multicopper oxidase family protein gives MAARLGTPPAGADPLPPLKVPPLKVPTIFHSPEMAAYVDDLPVPSTITSSPTQPIDIVARTTSSRFHRDQPKVPTMAYNDESYLGPTIEAHVGEQTTVHYRSELGKHIFAADLDTSLHGVSERYRDTPVTSMHLHGGATPPEFDGNPERLMLPHHGTALFKFPNRQEAGHLWYHDHAMAITRANVYAGLAGMYFLRDDHDTGTTTNPLGLPAGEHEVPLILQEKIFRADGHQSLRSTPVVPQGMWEGGAVGDRGLVNGKVWPKMTVDRGLYRFRLINAASFSVWNLFFSNRMRFWVIGNEGGLLNAPVATRSFEAAPGERFDLLVDFSSLAPGETVDLCNDLAPPFQAAILGEVAMTRFCRFIAGTARGDRRGVPATLRGGRGRPARIPPIATPQRVRHVSVSQPYELRVPPAIMSLNNLRYSDPQIEKPRAGTTERWDIINITPDPHPVHLHLVMFRILGRRPLRTVEYQAANPQPPIGTRWAPDPSRFYAGPMRGPAAWEAGWKDTVHATGGHVTSIVVRFPTADELGFDPDAVFSSDPTQSWSRPSGGHEVAPPRAPGHHHAGATPVHGMATKDLQGYVWHCHILDHEDHDMMLRYRVVP, from the coding sequence ATGGCGGCCCGTCTCGGCACCCCACCGGCAGGCGCGGATCCGCTGCCGCCCCTGAAGGTGCCACCCCTCAAGGTGCCGACCATCTTCCATTCGCCGGAGATGGCTGCGTACGTCGACGACCTCCCGGTGCCGAGCACCATCACCTCGTCGCCCACGCAACCGATCGATATCGTCGCGCGGACCACGAGCAGTCGGTTCCACCGCGATCAGCCGAAGGTTCCGACGATGGCGTACAACGACGAGTCGTACCTGGGGCCGACCATCGAGGCCCACGTCGGCGAGCAGACCACCGTGCACTATCGCAGCGAACTCGGCAAGCACATCTTCGCCGCGGATCTGGACACCTCCCTGCACGGGGTGTCCGAACGCTATCGGGACACACCGGTCACCTCCATGCACCTGCACGGTGGCGCCACGCCACCGGAGTTCGACGGCAATCCCGAGCGTCTCATGCTGCCGCACCACGGTACCGCCCTGTTCAAGTTCCCCAATCGTCAAGAAGCCGGCCATCTCTGGTACCACGACCACGCCATGGCCATCACGCGCGCCAATGTCTATGCGGGCCTGGCGGGGATGTACTTCCTCCGGGACGATCACGACACCGGGACAACGACCAATCCACTCGGACTTCCGGCCGGTGAGCACGAGGTCCCGCTGATCTTGCAGGAGAAGATCTTCCGCGCCGACGGTCATCAATCCTTACGCTCGACGCCGGTTGTCCCGCAAGGCATGTGGGAGGGCGGCGCGGTCGGCGACCGCGGACTCGTCAACGGCAAGGTATGGCCGAAGATGACCGTCGATCGCGGGCTGTACAGGTTTCGGCTGATCAACGCGGCGTCGTTCTCGGTGTGGAACCTGTTCTTCTCCAACCGCATGCGATTCTGGGTGATCGGCAACGAAGGCGGCCTGCTGAACGCTCCGGTCGCGACCCGTTCGTTCGAGGCGGCGCCCGGCGAGCGCTTCGACCTACTGGTCGACTTCAGTTCGCTCGCACCAGGAGAGACCGTCGACCTGTGCAACGACCTGGCGCCGCCGTTCCAGGCTGCGATCCTCGGCGAGGTGGCCATGACACGGTTCTGCCGGTTCATCGCCGGCACCGCACGCGGCGACCGACGAGGCGTCCCGGCGACGCTGCGGGGCGGTCGGGGACGTCCCGCGCGAATCCCGCCGATCGCCACGCCGCAGCGAGTCCGACACGTCAGCGTCTCCCAGCCCTACGAACTGCGTGTGCCGCCGGCCATCATGTCGCTGAACAACCTCCGCTACTCCGACCCCCAGATCGAGAAGCCGCGTGCGGGTACCACCGAACGGTGGGACATCATCAACATCACCCCGGACCCGCATCCGGTCCACCTACACCTGGTCATGTTCCGCATCCTCGGCCGACGGCCACTGCGCACCGTCGAGTATCAAGCGGCGAATCCGCAACCGCCGATCGGTACCCGCTGGGCGCCGGACCCGAGCCGCTTCTACGCCGGACCGATGCGCGGTCCGGCCGCGTGGGAGGCCGGCTGGAAAGACACCGTGCACGCGACCGGTGGGCACGTGACCTCGATCGTCGTTCGTTTTCCGACCGCCGACGAACTCGGCTTCGATCCGGACGCGGTCTTCTCCTCCGACCCGACGCAGTCGTGGAGCCGGCCGTCGGGTGGTCACGAGGTCGCACCGCCGAGGGCGCCCGGTCACCACCATGCCGGAGCCACACCGGTTCACGGCATGGCCACCAAGGACCTCCAGGGATATGTCTGGCACTGCCACATCCTCGACCACGAGGACCACGACATGATGCTGAGATACCGGGTGGTGCCCTGA
- a CDS encoding TetR/AcrR family transcriptional regulator, with protein sequence MTESRRSSRLRATDWVDAAFTLLTSEGGGEHGVTIARLCTTLEVTKGSFYWHFRDLDALWEAMAVRWQEMNRRRVADLDKLSEMPPDGRLIALSTMLISKDHLTVERAIRNWARSNDNVAETVRNIDAEIFEAVEGIVGEFGMSPGQARLVSGVLVYAGIGYIHGHDGLPTITPDDVQRALPGLLSFTVAEPSADPDPTGPDVP encoded by the coding sequence ATGACCGAGTCCCGTCGGAGCTCACGCCTGCGCGCCACCGACTGGGTAGACGCCGCATTCACGCTGCTCACCTCGGAAGGCGGAGGTGAGCACGGGGTCACGATCGCCAGGTTGTGCACGACCCTGGAAGTCACCAAGGGCAGCTTCTACTGGCACTTCAGAGACCTCGACGCCTTGTGGGAGGCGATGGCTGTGCGCTGGCAGGAGATGAATCGTCGACGCGTCGCCGACCTGGACAAGCTCTCCGAGATGCCCCCTGACGGGCGTCTGATCGCGTTGTCGACGATGCTCATCAGCAAGGATCACCTGACGGTGGAACGCGCCATCCGGAACTGGGCGCGCAGCAACGACAACGTCGCCGAAACGGTGCGCAACATCGACGCGGAGATCTTCGAGGCGGTCGAGGGCATCGTGGGTGAATTCGGGATGAGCCCGGGCCAGGCCCGCCTGGTGTCCGGCGTCTTGGTGTACGCCGGAATCGGCTATATCCACGGGCACGACGGGCTACCGACCATCACCCCGGACGACGTACAGCGCGCACTACCCGGGCTGTTGTCGTTCACCGTGGCCGAACCGTCCGCCGATCCGGACCCGACCGGACCGGACGTTCCCTAG
- a CDS encoding NUDIX hydrolase has translation MVDSAVIRVSAVILRDTTGAVLTVRKRGTARFMFPGGKPEPGESALQTAIRECREELQVELDASQLEERGLYRAVAANEDGYDVEAAVFVCSNPLDRDTDTLSPAAEIAELRWQPLDGSGWPADLAPLTECVLPELI, from the coding sequence GTGGTCGATTCAGCTGTCATCCGGGTGAGTGCGGTGATCCTGCGGGACACCACCGGTGCAGTCCTGACCGTGCGTAAGCGCGGCACCGCCCGATTCATGTTTCCCGGGGGCAAACCCGAACCCGGCGAGAGCGCGCTTCAGACGGCGATCCGGGAGTGCCGGGAGGAACTACAAGTCGAACTCGACGCGTCGCAGCTGGAGGAGCGCGGGCTGTACCGAGCGGTCGCTGCCAACGAGGACGGATACGACGTCGAGGCGGCGGTCTTCGTCTGCTCGAATCCCTTGGATCGGGATACGGACACATTGAGCCCCGCTGCCGAGATCGCCGAACTGCGCTGGCAGCCGCTCGACGGGTCGGGGTGGCCGGCGGATCTCGCGCCGTTGACGGAATGTGTTCTCCCCGAACTGATCTGA
- a CDS encoding DsbA family protein produces MSKQRKPGASVPRTTKSKYQPSAPSNTMTYVLGGIAVLVIAGLVIGGIWWSGRDKGEAADQSALASSSTMIVGPENAPLIDIFEDPLCPVCKLFEQQSGPAITKAVTEGQLRVRYHTLNFLNSKSASGDYSSRAAGALKCVAEEQNADLFLRFHSALYTSQPAEDGTGNITSPELARMATAQGATPATAQCITDNAKVAQAEENAKKSTDELSKATGGQVGTPSVLHDGKTVEGVLDGTGWLEDILGGNKS; encoded by the coding sequence GTGAGCAAGCAGCGAAAGCCGGGAGCATCGGTGCCCCGCACCACCAAGTCGAAGTATCAGCCGAGTGCGCCGTCGAACACCATGACGTACGTACTCGGTGGCATCGCGGTCCTGGTGATCGCGGGACTGGTCATCGGCGGTATCTGGTGGAGCGGACGCGACAAGGGCGAGGCCGCCGACCAGTCGGCGCTGGCCAGTAGTTCGACGATGATCGTCGGTCCCGAGAATGCGCCGCTGATCGACATCTTCGAAGATCCGCTGTGCCCGGTGTGCAAGCTCTTCGAGCAGCAATCCGGACCGGCCATCACCAAGGCCGTGACCGAAGGTCAGCTGCGTGTGCGCTATCACACGCTGAACTTCCTGAACTCGAAGTCGGCGTCGGGTGACTACAGCTCGCGCGCCGCAGGCGCTCTGAAGTGTGTCGCCGAGGAGCAGAACGCCGACCTGTTCCTGCGGTTCCACAGCGCGCTGTACACCTCACAGCCGGCCGAGGACGGCACCGGCAACATCACCAGCCCCGAGCTCGCGCGCATGGCCACCGCACAGGGGGCGACACCCGCCACCGCGCAGTGCATCACCGACAACGCGAAGGTCGCGCAGGCCGAGGAGAATGCGAAGAAGTCGACCGACGAACTGTCGAAGGCCACCGGCGGCCAGGTCGGCACCCCGTCGGTCCTGCACGACGGCAAGACAGTCGAGGGCGTCCTCGACGGCACCGGCTGGCTCGAGGACATCCTCGGCGGCAACAAGTCCTGA
- the pgm gene encoding phosphoglucomutase (alpha-D-glucose-1,6-bisphosphate-dependent): MAHPRAGTLALPEDLIDVDALVRAYYENVPDPSDPLQQVVFGTSGHRGSSFDNAFNEAHILATTQAIVDYRRSAGTSGPLFIGFDTHALSVPAWRTALEVLAANEVTVYTAESDSFTPTPAVSRAILTFNRENPGVLADGIVVTPSHNPPRDGGFKYNPPTGGPADTSITSVVAARANELLERKLDGVKRIPFERARTGEYVHDYSFLLNYIDGLGDVVDMKAIRDAGIKIGADPLGGASVGYWAMVGLRYNLDHLTVVNPTVDPTFSFMTLDTDGKIRMDCSSANAMASLISARDSYDIATGNDADSDRHGIVTPDAGLMNPNHYLAVAIDYLFTHRPQWSETAAVGKTLVSSSLIDRVVAGIGRPLLEVPVGFKWFVDGLLNGRVAFGGEESAGASFLMFDGSPWSTDKDGIIMALLASEILAVTGKTPSQRYAELAAEYGETSYARIDAPASREQKAVLSKLSPDQVKATELAGEPIDKILTTAPGNGAAIGGLKVTTENAWFAARPSGTEDVYKIYAESFKGAEHLAQVQKEAQQVVDAALAG; encoded by the coding sequence ATGGCACATCCTCGCGCTGGTACCTTGGCCCTGCCCGAAGACCTCATCGACGTGGACGCTCTGGTGCGTGCCTATTACGAGAACGTCCCCGATCCGTCGGACCCGTTGCAGCAGGTCGTGTTCGGGACGTCCGGGCATCGCGGGTCGAGCTTCGACAATGCGTTCAACGAGGCGCACATCCTGGCCACGACGCAGGCCATCGTCGACTATCGCCGATCGGCGGGCACCTCCGGTCCGTTGTTCATCGGCTTCGACACCCACGCGTTGTCGGTACCGGCCTGGCGTACGGCGCTCGAGGTGCTCGCGGCCAACGAGGTCACCGTCTACACCGCCGAGAGCGACTCCTTCACCCCGACGCCCGCGGTCAGCCGCGCGATCCTGACGTTCAACCGCGAGAACCCGGGTGTGCTCGCCGACGGCATCGTGGTGACGCCCTCGCACAACCCGCCGCGCGACGGCGGATTCAAGTACAACCCGCCGACGGGCGGCCCGGCGGACACCTCGATCACCTCGGTCGTCGCCGCGCGGGCGAACGAGTTGCTCGAGCGCAAGCTCGACGGCGTCAAGCGCATCCCGTTCGAGCGTGCACGCACCGGTGAGTACGTGCACGACTATTCGTTCCTGCTCAACTACATCGACGGCCTCGGCGACGTGGTCGACATGAAGGCCATCCGCGACGCCGGCATCAAGATCGGGGCCGATCCGCTCGGCGGCGCGTCGGTCGGCTACTGGGCGATGGTGGGTCTGCGCTACAACCTCGACCACCTGACGGTCGTGAATCCCACTGTCGACCCGACTTTTTCGTTCATGACCCTCGACACCGACGGCAAGATCCGGATGGACTGCTCGTCGGCCAATGCGATGGCGTCGCTCATCTCCGCGCGCGATTCCTACGACATCGCGACCGGGAACGACGCCGACTCCGACCGTCACGGCATCGTCACCCCCGACGCCGGCCTGATGAACCCGAATCACTATCTCGCCGTCGCGATCGACTACCTGTTCACGCATCGGCCGCAGTGGTCGGAGACGGCGGCGGTCGGCAAGACGCTCGTGTCGTCGTCGCTGATCGATCGGGTGGTCGCGGGAATCGGCAGGCCGCTGCTCGAGGTGCCGGTCGGTTTCAAGTGGTTCGTCGACGGCCTGCTGAACGGTCGCGTCGCCTTCGGCGGCGAGGAGAGTGCCGGGGCGTCGTTCCTGATGTTCGACGGCAGTCCGTGGTCGACCGACAAGGACGGCATCATCATGGCGCTGCTGGCGTCGGAGATCCTCGCCGTGACCGGCAAGACACCATCCCAGCGGTATGCCGAACTCGCCGCCGAGTACGGCGAGACGTCGTATGCGCGCATCGACGCACCGGCCAGCCGCGAACAGAAGGCGGTGCTGTCGAAGCTCTCGCCGGATCAGGTGAAGGCCACCGAGCTCGCCGGTGAACCCATCGACAAGATCCTGACGACGGCACCGGGTAACGGCGCCGCGATCGGCGGGCTGAAGGTCACCACCGAGAACGCCTGGTTCGCCGCGCGGCCGTCGGGCACCGAGGACGTCTACAAGATCTACGCGGAGTCCTTCAAGGGAGCAGAACACCTCGCGCAGGTGCAGAAAGAGGCGCAGCAGGTGGTCGACGCGGCGTTGGCCGGGTGA
- a CDS encoding alpha/beta fold hydrolase, translated as MLIPGSIGRRSPRLIVLVLPGGTDNSREPFTPWQPSALRMYPFTWSLRLRFGRSVRVHQVGYRVFGWNGDENSPMPPAQAALDDMCRRHPGVPVVAIGHSMGGRVAARLAADRRVVGVLALAPWWQFADWRSIHSGARVVAVHGDADERTFATRTRKGIEELRARGVDAEFVPVPSGGHAMLDHVGVWQRSALDFVGERLSALRAA; from the coding sequence ATGCTGATCCCCGGCTCGATCGGGCGGCGCTCCCCCCGCCTGATCGTCCTCGTCCTGCCCGGTGGCACCGACAACAGCCGCGAGCCGTTCACTCCGTGGCAGCCGTCGGCCCTGCGCATGTACCCGTTCACCTGGTCGCTGCGTCTGAGGTTCGGACGTTCGGTCCGGGTGCACCAGGTCGGCTATCGGGTCTTCGGCTGGAACGGCGACGAGAACAGCCCCATGCCGCCCGCGCAGGCCGCGCTCGACGACATGTGCCGACGCCACCCCGGTGTGCCCGTCGTCGCGATCGGACACTCGATGGGCGGGCGTGTCGCCGCCCGTCTCGCCGCCGACCGCCGGGTCGTCGGCGTCCTCGCCCTCGCCCCGTGGTGGCAGTTCGCCGACTGGCGTTCGATCCATTCGGGCGCACGGGTGGTCGCGGTGCACGGCGACGCCGACGAGCGCACCTTCGCCACGCGCACCCGCAAGGGCATCGAGGAACTGCGCGCCCGGGGCGTCGACGCCGAGTTCGTCCCCGTTCCGAGCGGAGGCCACGCGATGCTCGATCACGTCGGCGTCTGGCAGCGCAGTGCACTCGACTTCGTCGGCGAACGACTGTCGGCGCTGCGCGCGGCATGA
- a CDS encoding long-chain-acyl-CoA synthetase, whose translation MVDQASGTGLLPDIRLSDMVSGVASLRRDAGTILRALPEMLPKPPTAKMSIGKRFQQSVDKYPDRDFLRFEGVSITYREANARANRLADFLTREGIGRGDVVAVLSRNHPDVVVTMLAIVKIGAICGMLNFNQRGAVLEHSLGLIDAKAVLYQEDLLEALESVPDECRPAKEFTFDDLATLTARCSPLNRPVTESIEVGSTAIYIFTSGTTGYPKASRMSHYRWLVAMNGIGGLGIRLRSDDVMYTALPFYHNNALTISVSSVLNVGACLAIGKQFSASRFFDELIENDATAFSYIGELCRYLLAQPPKPSDRRHRVRLAVGNGLRPEIWDAFTERFGIERIVELYAASEANIGFINIFGMSKTAGFSPLPYTIVEYDEETGEPLRGPDGRVKPVGKGGTGLLLAQINSRVPFDGYTDPKATEKKIVRDAKRKGDKWFNSGDVVRDQGFSHIGFVDRIGDTFRWKGENVATTEVEAVLDAHPGVEEAVVFGVPVPGVDGKAGMAAISLEGNAVFDADGLAGHVRKGLPAYAVPMFVRLVPQIEHTSTFKNMRTELRKQGYAETGDDPLYVLSGDTYVEFYPGFIDELSGARTKA comes from the coding sequence ATGGTTGATCAGGCGTCGGGTACGGGACTGTTGCCGGACATCCGGCTGTCCGACATGGTGTCGGGGGTCGCGTCGTTGCGTCGTGACGCCGGGACGATACTGCGGGCACTCCCGGAGATGCTGCCCAAGCCGCCGACCGCGAAGATGTCCATCGGCAAGCGGTTCCAGCAGAGCGTGGACAAGTACCCCGACCGGGATTTCCTGCGGTTCGAGGGCGTGTCGATCACCTATCGCGAGGCCAATGCCCGCGCGAATCGGCTCGCGGACTTCCTCACCCGAGAGGGGATCGGTCGCGGCGACGTGGTGGCCGTGTTGTCCCGCAACCACCCCGACGTCGTCGTCACGATGCTCGCGATCGTCAAGATCGGGGCCATCTGCGGGATGCTCAACTTCAACCAGCGCGGCGCCGTCCTCGAACACAGTCTCGGGCTCATCGACGCCAAAGCGGTGCTCTACCAAGAGGATCTGCTCGAAGCGCTCGAGTCGGTGCCGGACGAGTGCCGTCCTGCCAAGGAGTTCACCTTCGACGATCTCGCCACGCTCACCGCGCGCTGCTCGCCACTGAACCGCCCGGTCACCGAGTCGATCGAGGTCGGTTCCACCGCGATCTACATCTTCACCTCGGGCACGACCGGATATCCCAAGGCCAGCAGGATGAGTCACTACCGGTGGCTGGTGGCGATGAACGGCATCGGCGGGCTCGGCATCCGGCTCCGCAGCGACGACGTCATGTACACAGCGCTGCCGTTCTACCACAACAACGCGCTGACGATCTCGGTCTCGTCGGTGCTCAATGTGGGTGCCTGCCTGGCCATCGGCAAACAGTTCTCGGCGTCGAGGTTCTTCGACGAGCTCATCGAGAACGACGCCACCGCCTTCAGCTACATCGGTGAGCTGTGCCGGTATCTGCTCGCTCAGCCGCCGAAGCCGAGCGACCGGCGCCACCGCGTCCGCCTCGCCGTCGGCAACGGCCTGCGCCCGGAGATCTGGGATGCGTTCACCGAACGTTTCGGCATCGAGCGCATCGTCGAGCTGTACGCCGCGAGCGAGGCGAACATCGGTTTCATCAACATCTTCGGGATGTCGAAGACCGCGGGCTTCTCGCCTCTGCCGTACACGATCGTCGAATACGACGAGGAGACCGGCGAACCCCTGCGCGGGCCCGACGGCCGAGTGAAGCCGGTCGGCAAGGGTGGCACCGGACTGCTTCTGGCGCAGATCAATTCGCGAGTGCCCTTCGACGGTTACACCGACCCGAAGGCCACCGAGAAGAAGATCGTCCGTGACGCGAAGCGCAAGGGCGACAAGTGGTTCAACAGCGGTGACGTGGTCCGCGATCAGGGCTTCTCGCACATCGGTTTCGTCGACCGCATCGGGGACACGTTCCGCTGGAAGGGTGAGAACGTCGCCACCACCGAGGTGGAGGCCGTCCTCGACGCCCATCCCGGCGTCGAGGAAGCCGTCGTGTTCGGTGTGCCGGTGCCCGGCGTCGACGGCAAGGCGGGCATGGCCGCCATCAGCCTCGAGGGGAACGCGGTGTTCGACGCCGACGGACTCGCCGGGCACGTGCGGAAAGGGTTGCCGGCGTACGCGGTGCCGATGTTCGTGCGCCTCGTGCCGCAGATCGAGCACACGTCGACCTTCAAGAACATGCGTACGGAACTGCGCAAGCAGGGTTACGCCGAGACCGGCGACGACCCGCTCTACGTGCTCTCGGGCGACACCTACGTCGAGTTCTATCCCGGATTCATCGACGAGCTGTCGGGAGCCAGGACCAAGGCCTGA
- a CDS encoding CaiB/BaiF CoA transferase family protein, which translates to MTDTSDDATHPAGPLDGVTVLELGTLIAGPHAARLLGDMGADVIKIEPPGKPDPIRTWGQAEVDGHRFYWTVHGRNKKAVTLDLRSDRGRELFLALADRADVIVENFRPGTLERLGIGPDVLSARNPGIVVVRVSGYGQDGPDSARAGYASVAEAASGLRYLNGYPGQLPPRLALSLGDTLAGMFAAQGALAALYRRSVTGKGQVVDTSLIESCVAVQESAIADYDAGGVVRGPSGTRLDGIAPSNLYPTSEGTHVIIAANQDSVFARLCAAMGQPELATDERFADHAARGRNQDELDELIGEWSQQYSPDKLTEVLSAAGVVVGPVNTVAEVVADPHLQARGMIAEHYDERAERTVLGPGVVPRFSETPGGIRNAGPPAPGCDNDAVYGELLGLSADEISALRTDGII; encoded by the coding sequence ATGACCGACACTTCTGATGATGCGACGCACCCGGCCGGGCCTCTGGACGGCGTCACCGTCCTCGAGCTGGGCACGCTCATCGCGGGACCGCATGCGGCGCGCCTGCTGGGCGACATGGGCGCCGATGTCATCAAGATCGAGCCGCCGGGCAAGCCCGACCCCATCCGCACCTGGGGGCAGGCCGAGGTCGACGGTCATCGCTTCTACTGGACGGTCCACGGGCGCAACAAGAAGGCGGTCACCCTCGATCTCCGGTCCGATCGCGGTCGTGAGCTGTTCCTCGCGCTGGCCGACCGCGCCGACGTGATCGTCGAGAACTTCCGGCCCGGAACCCTCGAGCGTCTGGGCATCGGCCCCGACGTGCTGTCGGCGCGTAACCCGGGGATCGTCGTCGTGCGCGTCTCCGGATACGGCCAGGACGGGCCGGATTCGGCGCGCGCCGGTTACGCCTCGGTCGCCGAGGCGGCGAGCGGCCTGCGGTACCTCAACGGTTACCCCGGACAGCTGCCGCCGCGGCTTGCGCTCTCGCTCGGCGACACCCTCGCCGGCATGTTCGCCGCGCAGGGCGCGCTCGCCGCGCTCTATCGGCGTTCGGTGACCGGCAAGGGCCAGGTCGTCGACACCTCGCTGATCGAATCCTGTGTCGCCGTGCAGGAATCGGCGATCGCCGACTACGACGCGGGCGGGGTGGTCCGTGGCCCGTCGGGCACCCGGCTCGACGGCATCGCGCCGTCGAACCTCTACCCCACCAGCGAGGGCACCCACGTCATCATCGCGGCCAACCAGGACTCCGTCTTCGCCCGGCTGTGTGCGGCGATGGGGCAGCCCGAACTCGCGACCGACGAACGCTTCGCCGACCACGCGGCACGCGGGCGCAACCAGGACGAGCTCGACGAGCTGATCGGCGAGTGGTCGCAGCAGTACTCCCCCGACAAGCTCACCGAGGTACTCAGTGCGGCGGGTGTTGTCGTGGGACCGGTGAACACGGTCGCCGAAGTGGTCGCCGACCCGCATCTGCAGGCACGCGGGATGATCGCCGAACACTACGACGAGCGCGCCGAGCGCACCGTGCTGGGCCCCGGTGTGGTCCCCCGGTTCAGCGAGACCCCCGGCGGCATCCGCAACGCCGGGCCACCCGCCCCGGGATGCGACAACGACGCCGTCTACGGCGAGCTGCTGGGCCTGTCTGCCGACGAGATCTCCGCGTTGCGCACGGACGGCATCATCTGA